In a genomic window of Strix aluco isolate bStrAlu1 chromosome 3, bStrAlu1.hap1, whole genome shotgun sequence:
- the PTRHD1 gene encoding putative peptidyl-tRNA hydrolase PTRHD1 — translation MAAPGATAAAALVQYVVLRGDLGRPPRSWPLGAVVAQGCHAALAAAHAHRQHPDTRAYLELGGAMRTVVLEAPDETALTALAETLKQHNIDHQVWTEQPENMATCLALRPYPKDQVHQHLKKFKLLK, via the exons ATGGCGGCGCCGGGAGCGACAGCGGCGGCAGCGCTGGTGCAGTATGTGGTGCTGCGGGGGGACCTGGGCCGGCCGCCGCGGTCGTGGCCGCTGGGCGCGGTCGTGGCACAGGGCTGCCACGCCGCCCTGGCAGCCGCCCATGCGCACCGCCAGCACCCCGACACCCGCGCCTACCTGGAGTTGGGCGGCGCCATGCGCACCGTCGTGCTGGAG GCTCCGGATGAAACCGCCCTGACGGCGCTGGCAGAGACCCTGAAGCAGCACAACATCGACCACCAAGTGTGGACTGAGCAGCCCGAGAACATGGCCACCTGCCTGGCGCTCAGGCCCTACCCGAAGGACCAAGTGCACCAGCACCTGAAGAAATTTAAACTGCTGAAGTGA
- the CENPO gene encoding centromere protein O: MEPGRGELTPPFSLAGEWQGKTEEGKAYSPHGVFAHLEMLEARAHEADMKEEEAKQQEEKLARLKARVQELTLQRDELQAKVDLQQKRQLEKEGVASDLAQPSAQAVLEWKIKRVKAMLQVFCLTGISGKLTKQGVCFCISTAYEGTYLDSYYLDLLTKPEVRILRHSIPIFIPLEQLAKKYLQTDIRRFLSVLSNHLNAYAARKYQADQLQEHFSDQIEGTLQTNSLCNLLVFNYNVPNKSKTFPFNVRLLYGDLCSSIPTKVTVSCTSEAPASLAEMAAAHSDLFCHVALHKAFRSFSDAGESAAGAP, translated from the exons ATGGAGCCTGGCCGAGGAGAGCTGACGCCTCCCTTCTCGCTTGCAGGAGAGTGGCAAGGGAAGACGGAGGAAGGGAAAGCATATTCACCACACG GGGTGTTTGCTCACCTGGAAATGCTGGAGGCGCGGGCTCATGAGGCAGACATGAAGGAAGAGGAAGCGAAGCAGCAAGAGGAGAAGCTGGCCAGGCTGAAAGCAAGAGTACAGGAGCTGACACTCCAGAGGGATGAGCTGCAGGCTAAAGTGGATCTACAGCAAAAGAGG CAACTTGAGAAAGAAGGAGTCGCGTCGGATCTGGCACAGCCCAGTGCTCAGGCTGTTTTAGAGTGGAAGATAAAAAGGGTTAAGGCTATGCTGCAGGTCTTTTGCCTCACAG GGATCAGTGGGAAGCTGACCAAGCAGGGAGTGTGTTTCTGCATCAGCACGGCTTACGAGGGCACCTACTTGGATTCTTACTACCTGGACCTGCTCACCAAGCCAGAAGTGCGGATTCTCCGCCACtccatccccatcttcatccccCTGGAGCAGCTGGCCAAGAAATACTTGCAGACAGACATCAGGCGCTTCTTGTCCGTCCTGTCCAACCACCTGAACGCTTACGCTGCGAGGAAGTACCAGGCAGACCAGTTACAG GAACACTTTTCAGACCAGATAGAAGGAACCTTGCAGACAAACTCCTTGTGTAACTTGCTGGTCTTTAATTACAACGTGCCAAATAAAAGCAAGACCTTTCCCTTCAACGTGAGGCTGCTTTACGGAGATCTCTGTTCCAGCATCCCCACTAAAGTCACCGTTTCCTGCACAT CGGAGGCTCCTGCATCTCTGGCAGAGATGGCAGCGGCTCACTCGGACCTCTTTTGCCACGTGGCCCTGCACAAAGCCTTCCGCTCCTTCAGCGACGCCGGAGAAAGCGCGGCCGGAGCCCCGTGA